Proteins encoded by one window of Elaeis guineensis isolate ETL-2024a chromosome 12, EG11, whole genome shotgun sequence:
- the LOC105055342 gene encoding putative disease resistance protein RGA3, giving the protein MAMILDASVRRFVGKLSEFVEGEMSMMLGVKDELKKLQRRMERVRGILESAEQKRHTYPDINIWVRELKDVMYDADDIIDCCMIEGRRLLEDHPSESAVRRPLSLFSCFSCIKFRHEIGRKIRKLNERWKHTVEDISILSKLEPARQGDQASGANHRQTFSIEVKSDIVGTQIEEATHGLVESLIKEDNKKYRVLGIVGMGGIGKTTLASHIFNDEKIEENFSKRVWVCISQDFSETKLLEAIIKGMGGNSGAAETMAELVSRLSSLLSKRYFIVLDDVWKADVWEDLLRYPFENARANGRIVITTRDESVARSIRAEIHHVDKMDDDSCWKLLYKNVFEDDDEEEEISSFKKIGMKIVEKCDGLPLAVKVIAGVLRSMDRNTVEWNKVLESDAWSMCQLHEKLPRALFLSYENLPSDLKQCFLYCSLFPEDYKMHRKDLIHYWVAEGFVKATQGDALMEDLAEDHYRELIWRNLLHGHNGHNDDDWCTMHDLLRSLALFLIRDESIFLGDEQTPNTNPLSKLRRLSMVNAGEMVEVPDVIKQQKCLRSLLVWRSYKTMVPNELFENLRYLRVVKLTNTRLDSLPDSVGDLLHLRYLNLYRAEIKELPESIGRLLNLEILNLSYCESLHTLPKAITKLYNLRCLRLQRTPLTHVPNGIGKLQHLNHLEGFVVGHDDRTDAQDDEGCGLEELQSLSQLRYLSIQSLERAQPGGDLVLGNSRSLRTLILNGKRPPRNLEEAIAIQRNDEIYNELSPQSTHLQKLEIHNFVGTGFFSWMMSSPLSASFPNLASITLDNCISFPQLPPLGLLPQLKFLYVKQAYGIKTIGPEFLGPHASSAATSFPKLEKLTFQWMFNWEEWSFGMVEGVGEERRVAPKLLPRLTTLTLDSCPKLRVIPPLGLLPQLKSLKIVGADAIKTIGPEFLGPRSSSAAASFPKLEGLCCHVDNWEVLFFGMVEGVGEEKRVAPNLPPHLMNLSLLASPKLRALPEGLRLATNLQRLVINHAHNLKEINNLPSLKSLTIFDCPRLEHVENLDKLQFLMIQFSRSTNTSTTDTDGPTERLPQGLLALLQNAPAATQNLKEFKLICGLPLLKTFLKDGPNWSIIQPIPRVEIGEYWRPSRRSSYIRYTRDPPTFETHIEKESEESKKC; this is encoded by the coding sequence ATGGCCATGATCTTAGATGCCTCTGTGAGAAGATTTGTTGGCAAGCTTTCAGAATTTGTGGAAGGAGAGATGTCGATGATGCTAGGCGTGAAGGATGAGCTCAAGAAACTTCAAAGAAGAATGGAGAGGGTAAGAGGTATTCTTGAATCTGCGGAGCAGAAGAGACATACATACCCGGATATCAATATATGGGTGAGGGAGTTGAAAGATGTCATGTATGATGCGGACGATATCATCGactgttgtatgatcgaaggcaGGAGATTGTTGGAAGATCATCCGTCCGAATCAGCGGTACGCCGTCCcttatctttattttcttgcTTTAGCTGCATCAAGTTCCGGCATGAAATTGGTCGCAAAATTAGAAAACTTAATGAAAGGTGGAAACATACTGTAGAAGATATATCAATATTGTCTAAACTAGAACCCGCTAGGCAAGGTGATCAAGCCAGCGGAGCAAATCATCGCCAGACATTTTCTATTGAGGTCAAGTCTGATATTGTAGGGACACAAATTGAAGAGGCCACCCATGGTCTCGTGGAGTCCTTAATTAAAGAAGACAATAAAAAATACCGAGTTTTGGGGATCGTTGGGATGGGTGGAATTGGCAAGACCACTCTTGCTTCTCATATATTTAATGacgaaaaaatagaagaaaactttTCTAAACGGGTATGGGTGTGTATTTCTCAAGATTTTTCAGAAACAAAATTGCTAGAAGCGATAATTAAGGGTATGGGTGGAAATTCTGGGGCGGCTGAAACTATGGCAGAGCTTGTATCCCGTCTTTCCTCTTTACTTTCAAAGAGATACTTTATTGTATTAGATGATGTATGGAAGGCAGATGTTTGGGAGGATTTGCTTAGATATCCCTTTGAAAATGCAAGAGCTAATGGTAGGATTGTAATTACCACTCGAGATGAGAGTGTGGCTAGAAGTATTAGAGCAGAGATACATCATGTTGATAAAATGGATGATGACAGTTGCTGGAAATTGCTCTACAAGAATGTCTTTGAAGATGATGATGAAGAGGAGGAGATCTCCAGTTTTAAAAAGATCGGGATGaaaattgttgaaaaatgtgATGGTCTTCCTCTTGCAGTCAAGGTTATTGCAGGGGTTCTAAGATCGATGGATAGAAACACCGTAGAATGGAATAAGGTTCTCGAAAGTGATGCTTGGTCCATGTGCCAACTTCATGAAAAACTCCCAAGAGCTCTATTTTTGAGTTATGAAAATTTACCATCGGATCTTAAACAGTGTTTTCTTTATTGCTCGTTGTTTCCTGAGGACTATAAAATGCATCGCAAGGATCTCATTCATTATTGGGTGGCCGAAGGTTTTGTAAAAGCAACACAGGGAGATGCACTTATGGAAGATCTGGCAGAGGATCACTATAGGGAGTTAATTTGGAGGAACCTTTTACATGGTCATAATGGTCATAATGATGACGATTGGTGCACAATGCACGATCTGTTGCGCTCCCTTGCTCTTTTTTTGATTCGTGATGAGAGCATTTTTCTTGGCGACGAGCAAACACCGAACACAAATCCCTTGAGTAAACTTCGTCGCTTGTCGATGGTGAACGCGGGGGAGATGGTGGAAGTTCCTGACGTAATAAAACAGCAAAAGTGCTTAAGATCTCTTCTTGTTTGGCGTAGTTATAAGACGATGGTCCCGAATGAGCtttttgaaaatttgagatatctGCGAGTCGTGAAGCTGACCAACACGAGACTTGATAGCCTTCCGGATTCTGTAGGAGATCTTTTGCACCTGAGATATCTAAATCTGTATCGGGCGGAAATCAAGGAGTTGCCAGAGTCCATCGGGCGCCTCCTAAACTTGGAGATACTAAACCTGTCGTATTGTGAATCCTTGCATACTCTCCCCAAGGCCATAACAAAATTGTACAATCTAAGATGCCTTCGTCTCCAAAGAACACCATTAACTCATGTGCCAAATGGAATAGGCAAATTACAACATCTTAACCATCTTGAAGGATTTGTGGTCGGCCATGATGATAGAACAGACGCGCAAGATGACGAGGGGTGCGGTCTGGAGGAGCTACAATCTCTGTCTCAGCTGAGATACCTGTCGATACAGAGTTTGGAGAGGGCACAACCAGGTGGGGATTTGGTACTCGGAAACAGCCGCTCTCTGAGGACACTAATTTTGAATGGTAAAAGACCACCTAGAAATCTGGAAGAAGCAATTGCAATCCAGAGAAATGATGAGATTTATAATGAGCTCTCTCCTCAATCCACCCACCTACAGAAACTTGAGATTCATAACTTCGTTGGTACTGGATTTTTCAGCTGGATGATGTCCTCTCCTTTGAGTGCCTCTTTTCCTAACCTGGCATCCATAACACTGGATAATTGTATATCATTCCCGCAGCTTCCTCCACTGGGCCTGTTGCCTCAGTTGAAATTTCTTTATGTTAAGCAAGCATATGGAATTAAAACCATCGGACCTGAATTCCTTGGCCCCCATGCATCGTCAGCAGCGACTTCATTTCCCAAGCTTGAAAAGTTGACATTTCAATGGATGTTCAACTGGGAAGAATGGTCGTTTGGTATGGTGGAGGGGGTTGGTGAAGAAAGAAGGGTAGCCCCCAAATTGCTGCCTCGTCTGACGACGTTGACACTTGATTCTTGTCCCAAGCTGAGAGTTATTCCTCCACTAGGCCTGTTGCCCCAGCTGAAATCCCTCAAGATTGTAGGAGCAGATGCAATCAAAACCATCGGACCTGAATTTCTTGGCCCCCGTTCATCGTCAGCAGCGGCTTCATTTCCCAAACTTGAAGGCCTTTGTTGTCATGTGGACAACTGGGAAGTTTTGTTCTTTGGTATGGTGGAGGGGGTCGGTGAAGAAAAAAGAGTAGCCCCCAACTTGCCGCCTCATCTAATGAACTTGTCTCTTCTTGCTTCTCCCAAGTTGAGAGCTCTTCCAGAAGGCCTACGACTTGCCACCAATTTACAGAGATTGGTTATCAATCATGCACACAACTTAAAAGAAATCAACAACCTTCCCTCATTGAAATCTCTGACAATATTCGATTGTCCGAGGTTGGAGCATGTGGAGAATCTTGATAAGTTGCAATTTCTGATGATACAATTTTCTCGTTCCACAAACACATCCACCACCGATACTGATGGACCGACAGAGCGCCTCCCACAGGGGTTATTGGCGCTACTCCAAAATGCCCCGGCTGCTACGCAGAATCTCAAAGAATTTAAATTAATATGCGGGTTACCACTCCTTAAGACCTTCCTCAAGGACGGCCCCAACTGGTCCATCATTCAGCCGATCCCCCGGGTCGAGATCGGAGAGTATTGGCGTCCAAGTCGCAGGTCATCATATATTCGGTATACCAGGGACCCTCCCACCTTTGAAACGCATATAGAGAAGGAATCTGAAGAATCGAAAAAATGCTAG